A window from Macaca thibetana thibetana isolate TM-01 chromosome 7, ASM2454274v1, whole genome shotgun sequence encodes these proteins:
- the MAPK1IP1L gene encoding MAPK-interacting and spindle-stabilizing protein-like, translating to MSDEFSLADALPEHSPAKTSAVSNTKPGQPPQGWPGSSPWNNPSAPPSVPSGLPPSATPSTVPFGPAPTGMYPSVPPTGPPPGPPAPFPPSGPSCPPPGGPYPAPTVPGPGPTGPYPTPNMPFPELPRPYGAPTDPAAAGPLGPWGSMSSGPWAPGMGGQYPTPNMPYPSPGPYPAPPPPQAPGAAPPVPWGTVPPGAWGPPAPYPAPTGSYPTPGLYPTPSNPFQVPSGPSGAPPMPGGPHSYH from the exons TTGGCAGATGCACTACCTGAACACTCCCCTGCCAAAACCTCTGCTGTGAGCAATACAAAACCTGGCCAACCTCCTCAAGGCTGGCCAGGCTCCAGCCCTTGGAATAATCCGAGTGCTCCACCTTCGGTGCCATCTGGACTCCCACCAAGTGCAACGCCCTCCACTGTGCCTTTTGGACCAGCACCAACAGGAATGTATCCCTCCGTGCCTCCCACCGGACCACCTCCAGGACCCCCAGCACCCTTTCCTCCTTCTGGACCATCATGCCCCCCACCCGGTGGTCCTTACCCAGCCCCAACAGTGCCAGGCCCTGGCCCCACAGGGCCATATCCTACACCAAATATGCCCTTTCCAGAGCTACCCAGACCATATGGTGCACCCACAGATCCAGCTGCAGCTGGTCCTTTAGGTCCATGGGGATCCATGTCTTCTGGACCTTGGGCGCCAGGAATGGGAGGGCAGTATCCTACCCCTAATATGCCATATCCATCTCCAGGGCCATATcccgctcctcctcctccccaagcCCCTGGGGCAGCACCACCTGTTCCATGGGGCACCGTTCCACCAGGAGCCTGGGGACCACCAGCACCATATCCTGCCCCTACAGGATCGTATCCCACACCAGGACTCTATCCTACTCCCAGTAATCCTTTCCAAGTGCCTTCAGGACCTTCTGGTGCTCCACCAATGCCTGGTGGCCCCCAT TCTTACCATTAA